One window of Anaerolineales bacterium genomic DNA carries:
- a CDS encoding tetratricopeptide repeat protein: MSEHEVWNELGNLYFLSGMLEQAAYAYNRSIGLQPQYGMPYCNLAYIRLQQGQPEEAVGLYTQSIELLESDHDKAVSWYRLGDAFRLIKNYRDAIMAYQQADALDAEVSKSIEDGNVFLYGPSNLAADMLPILEEQVSRHEVAMEPDVEAGNESAIPLNNPTQPVAAEEHDAEIKSRESQQPSADMTQPTDNMDDPEEESKNAAEMEAATDKDLPVEPPELPYDGLPLLAVETVDEIVYEMDSKEPIQFEEAKALPAGYLNSISVERENARPVFYSESMVNPGSAVVKEAASDTEVMVCPPSEVGFFFLPVDEGQTTAMADPEEDEKIVENDRSVDLPHDAMDSVYDQILDLEGEIQRAPQDASKWDELAGLYKRAKRFNDALLATQQAVNLNSESPTYLHNLGVIFAVVGRHEEAMQCMQRVIELCPSHSLAHASLGGYFRKMGLEELANQHIGMAMKNYIDEESQYNRACLEALCGNVDQAVEYLRAALDNKQIYVEWVLRDPDLDGIRFTPQFKDLLAEFAQ; encoded by the coding sequence ATGAGCGAGCATGAAGTCTGGAACGAATTGGGTAATCTCTACTTCCTGTCCGGCATGCTGGAACAAGCCGCCTATGCCTACAACCGGTCCATTGGCTTGCAGCCGCAATATGGTATGCCCTACTGCAACCTTGCCTACATCAGGTTGCAGCAGGGTCAACCGGAAGAAGCGGTCGGCCTGTATACACAGAGCATCGAATTGCTCGAGTCAGATCATGACAAGGCTGTTTCGTGGTACCGGCTTGGAGATGCATTCCGCCTCATCAAGAACTACCGTGATGCCATCATGGCGTATCAACAGGCAGACGCTCTCGACGCCGAGGTCAGCAAGAGCATCGAGGATGGAAATGTCTTTCTGTATGGACCATCCAATCTTGCTGCGGACATGTTACCGATCCTCGAGGAACAGGTAAGCCGGCATGAAGTTGCGATGGAACCCGATGTGGAGGCTGGGAATGAATCCGCAATACCTTTGAATAACCCAACCCAGCCTGTAGCCGCCGAAGAGCACGATGCGGAGATCAAATCTCGGGAATCCCAGCAACCATCGGCTGACATGACCCAGCCAACAGACAATATGGATGACCCTGAAGAGGAAAGTAAAAACGCCGCCGAAATGGAGGCTGCGACTGATAAGGACCTTCCTGTTGAACCGCCGGAACTGCCGTACGATGGTCTCCCGCTCCTTGCTGTCGAAACTGTTGATGAAATTGTTTACGAGATGGACTCCAAGGAGCCCATCCAGTTCGAGGAAGCAAAAGCGCTTCCTGCCGGTTATCTGAATTCGATTTCCGTTGAAAGGGAAAACGCCCGGCCGGTGTTCTATTCCGAATCGATGGTGAATCCTGGATCAGCCGTCGTCAAAGAAGCTGCGTCAGATACCGAGGTAATGGTCTGTCCGCCATCCGAAGTAGGATTCTTCTTCCTTCCGGTTGATGAGGGACAGACGACAGCCATGGCCGATCCGGAGGAAGATGAGAAGATCGTCGAGAATGATAGATCGGTTGATTTGCCGCACGATGCGATGGATTCCGTATATGACCAAATCCTAGATCTCGAAGGCGAAATTCAACGAGCCCCCCAGGATGCGTCAAAATGGGATGAATTGGCTGGATTGTATAAGCGGGCAAAGAGGTTCAACGACGCGCTTTTGGCAACTCAGCAGGCGGTTAATCTGAATTCCGAATCGCCGACCTATCTGCACAACCTTGGCGTAATCTTTGCCGTTGTCGGCAGGCATGAGGAAGCCATGCAGTGCATGCAGCGTGTGATCGAACTATGCCCGTCACACAGCCTGGCGCATGCCTCGCTCGGCGGATATTTTCGGAAGATGGGTTTGGAAGAGCTGGCAAATCAACATATAGGTATGGCTATGAAAAATTACATTGATGAAGAGAGTCAGTACAATCGCGCGTGTCTCGAGGCATTATGCGGGAACGTAGATCAGGCGGTCGAATATTTGCGGGCCGCCCTAGATAACAAGCAGATCTATGTCGAATGGGTTCTTCGCGACCCGGATCTTGACGGGATCCGCTTCACTCCGCAATTCAAGGATTTACTTGCCGAATTCGCGCAATAG